The genomic region CTCCCCCCTTTATTACAAATCCCTTTTTCACTAATTACAGTTACaaacttttcattttttacgtaCTTGAGTAGTGAAGACTCTTGAATAAAGTTATATACATGTCTTATTGTATCttgcaaatattttattttctccttAGATGTGACCATTTCACAAAGTGGAATAGAATCAACAAGGAACTTGGGGCAAGTGATTTTGTAGCTTATAAATACTTTgggttttaaaatattcatttcttgattatataaaggaataatttgagaatgtataaaattcttttctttgtttGTATCCTTTATATGATCattaatttgtataaatacACTTCCTTCTAATCCTAATATTAACAAGTTTTTAATACTGATATAGGAGCATCCCAATTCTTTCTCATTATTAAGAAAgacaaattttaatatattagtttCTTTTATACTAACCAacttgttttttattttagctAGTGTTCTTtcgttatttattttaactttttgtTGTACTACAACAGTAAATATATGAggatattcatttatataaatgtttcttacgattttattatttatgtgtacACTTAATTGCGTTATATTTTTCACAAGTATAGgtttatatattgtaaagTCAATAGTTAAACATACTGTTGTATTCATATTTCTGTACAAGCATATTTTATCATCAGGCAACACTTCCAACATTTGCATACTATTGATATCATTAGGAACATTTTTATCTTCTAACAAAATTTTGCTCCTACTTTTAGAATCACTTCCTCCTAAACCCTTCATCGTCATGTGTTCGGATATCCCCAATTTTCTGTTCATTTGTCGTGCAAGTAActcttttttatgttttatatttactggGTCTAACAAAACATTTATTCCTCTGTTTTTCTCTGCGCATTCTAAATTATACCTATCtaataatgtataattttttgacaATATACAATTTATTCGATGTCCATTTACACCCTCGTATTTTTCTTGGCAACATGTGCTAATTTGCATCTTCTCCTTTTCTCCTGAATTGTGCATGTTCTTTTCCTCATGAACACCCTGATTGGTTGACATGTAAATTGGCTTATACCTTGGTTCGTGAGGCGATTCAAAAGTTGGCCCATAAATTGGGCACCTTTTCTCTTCAACTTCTTGACGGCGATCTTCTCCATTTATACGACTTTTACTAATTTCaccatttttatcatttttatcatttttatcatttttatcattttcaccatttttatcatttttatcattttcaccatttttatcatttttatcattttcaccatttttatcattttcaccatttttatcattttcaccatttttatcattttcacCATTTTCACCatattcatcatttttattcgTATGGTTAAACTTCTTTGACCCCAATTTTATATCTCCATTTGGGGGCAAACACCTAGGCTTCTTTTCTCGTTTTCCGGTTATGGATTTTACCTTAATATTACTTTCAAAATGATTGTCATTTGGAATATTAGTGGTATTGGTGGGGTTAGCGGCATTAGCATTATTAACAATGTTTGTGGTATTGGGGAAGACACAACAGGAAATATGCGCCTCCTTGTCCACACCTTGCTGCACGGAGGATGCGTTTGCCTCTTCATCAATGTTTCCCTTGAGTGCATCAAATTGAGTGATacttttatttctattttttccaaaaatattACTTGTCAGAAGGatataactatttttttcataaaaagtTGGACATTCATATACTGGGGGAATATTCTCTTTAGATATGTAGACTCTTCCCTTGTCATGAATTTGCTTATTCGTGTCGTCCTTAGTATATACATCATAATCATAACAATATTTCGAATTATTcccctttttatatttcaaaatattattttttatttctctttttttatttatattatttttaaattctatAGTATTACTTTTTAACTTGGTTGTATGACTTCTGTCCATTTTGCTGCTTCTGTGAAGCCCTCCATTCACACTAAATTTGCAGTTACTAAAACGTAGGTAGTGATTCcttatattactattattagtGCTATTATTACTGCTAATATTAgtgctattattactactattattattataactactattgctattactgtttctactattattattatttttttttttactcctattcatattattaattttcgtTAATTTAGAcacttttttccttttcgtGTTAATAAATGGTATGTCAGTGTTGCATAAAACTCCATCACTTAATAAAGGAagactatttttttttcctttctcaCTTGGGATTgcaatattatttataggacaacttaatatatttctaggTAAGCTACTACACTCATCGAACTGTTTATCATCTGCTATGATTGGATCAAATATATCTATTACATTTCCAGGTATATACGTCTCATCAACTAATCCTGTTGCAATTTTAGGTGCTTCTATGTCGTTACCCTCTGGGTCCCCATCTTTCATTTCtccataaaataaataaatatctttttcttttttaaatatacttgTGTCATACCATGAATTCTTAGAAACACGTTCAAATCGTTCATTTCTAATACTTTTTATCTGAGAGATGGGCATATTAAAGTACTTCGGTCTTAATTCATATCTATTGAATATGTTTCTTTTCAAAAAGGAGCTTAGTCTCAGATCATCctccttattttttaactgcACATTTTTGTGAAAGCTATACATATTACTATTCGAACTTAGCAGCTTTGAGGATATAAGGATGCGAACAAAAAGGGGAAAAGAccaaagagaaaaaagaacaaaaatacaaaagtGCAAACGAATAAAAGggacgaaaaaaaaaaaataaaaaaataaaaattccaaatataaaaacactTATAATCTCTCTGATCAAATTACATTACCGagaaaattaacaaatatgtattttaaataattagtaCAAATAAAGACACATATTTATTGCCTATTGACGCCACTGTTGTTATTTCATAATTCATATTTCAGTGACTTCAAAATTTTGGCCAAAATTACGTTCCTGagtataagaaaaattgacagtattaaaaaatatttccacaaaaaaaagaaaaaaatcaaaCAAAAAATCGAACAAAAgattgtatgtatatatctttttcttctattttttttaaatacagaATAATGACTTAGAACAAAAATGAGATTAAataaatgacaaaaaaaaaaaaaattaatttttataccttttttcagttaaaattatacattaaaCATAGCTAACAAATTGTATATTCCATTATTTTGAGAATAAGCCAAATGAAACAAATTACAGCGGTTTTTCAATTTTCGTtagttttattatacttatcatggaaaaaatataaaaaatggacTTCCTACAAAAactatgtaaaaaaatattgacaAATTACTTCTTAACggttttggaaaaaaaaaaaaaaaaaaacttatatatatgtatatgtatacatatgtatatttttaaaaaattagtgGTAACTTATTTTGGGGAACCATTAGAAAATATGTTCACTTTAATGATAGTCTACAAAAAAGCATGCGTTCGCGAAAGTGCTAACACACATTCGAATGtttttgtgtatatgtattaagcaaaatatgtatgtatgtaagtatgtaagtatgtatgtaagtatgtatgtatgtgtgtatgtatgtatgtgtatgtatgtatgtgtgtatgtgtgtatgtatgtaatgtgtaggcatatatttatatgtacatatatacatatatacatttgcaCATTTTGGTAAGTTCAAGTTGCTAAAAActtaatgtattatatacgtGCACTTGCTAAACTTGCCTAGGGAAATGCCATATTAACAAGagtatgttttaaaaaacagaaataaaCCCACAAAGAgatagttttttattttttttttttttgggggGGGGGGGAAGTAGAGATATCTTTTGTGCATTGcagttttatataaaaattattatgcaaaataacaaataaatttacgGTTGATCTACGCAAGtgtgtatttatttgtaaataatgaattttcTAGATGAAAAACGcacaaaatgataaaaataatatcgtTTTTCTGcctcataataaaaattatgcaaTATCGcgcataaattattatttctacaaatatgtacggaagaaaaaaaattttcagaaaaacttttgtatttttttgcgaaaaataagaaaattttccccatttttaaataattcgGAGATTGttcctaatatatatatacatgtatacacatttatacatatgtaaattttttttttttttttttattctgcCCCCTTTTCCTCActtcattttcttctttttcctctCCTTATTACTGTTTTGTACGTTCTGGTTTCTTTCATTCGTTGCGGTCTTCCTACTTGggttataaattttcatgcTAGTTAAGAAAAGGTCCCTTAAGCCACATTGGGTACATATGTCTGACAGTGTGCTCATACCCTTTGGGTCTATTTCACGCATGGTTTTTGGAAGTACTCGTGCTTCttctatattttcatattcatttaattcaATATCATCCATACCTCTACAATCAAAATGTTTCCATCtcaatttatttaaactatTGATGTAGAAATCTACTTCATCTTTGGGGCCTtcacaaataataattccgGGATAACCTATTTTTGAATATCCTccaatttttaattcttttgcCCACTTAATTATGCATGATCTTTTTACTAAATTAAGTATATGATGTGAATAGCATAACCTTCGggctaatatttttttatgattggAAAAGGACATATTATGATAGTATAGAAATGGTAATTTGTCATCTATTATCTGGTTTtgataattttgaaaattttcgTTACCTTCGTCTTCTTTTATATCACTTGTATTTTCCTGTTCATCtgataaagaagaaatatgCTCAACTACTGCCTCTTTcctattttgtatattttcgACTAATTCGTTgactttatatataatatttaaaatactaCTCTCTTGGTCCAAGTAATTTTGAATATCTTTATAAATTTCTTGATTAATATAACTATTCATATCAGGTgtgaaattttttacatttatattaattattaaaaaagattttaAAGGGTAATCCTTTGGTAACTCAAaagttaaatttattatgttatctgaaatattttcatcatttaattgcatatatattattgtatcactttctttattattttcattttttatatttaattctttatcTCGAACATAAATCAATTTTAAAGCTTCCAGTTCTTTTCTTTGCAACTCTTCACATtgtagtaatattttttctctttcttttttgtcCTTTATAACACACTCCACAAAAGTTTCATTGTCCTTCTTTCCCTCGTTTGAACTAGTGcctttagtttttttttctaaattttccTTCTTCCCCTTAATTTTGCCCCTATGCACTTCCGCAGATTTGATATTACttctattaataatactACTTCTGATATGACTACTTCTGATATTGCTACTTCTGATATTACTACTTCCGATATTACTAATTCCGATATTACTAATTCCGATATTACTAATTCCGATATTACTAATTCCGATATTACTAATTCCGATATTACTACTTCCGATATTACAACTTCTGATATTATTATCTCTAATATTAGTACTACCCAcgttactactattactgttactattatgtatttttactCCACTCAATTTGTCATGTGTTTTATCTCTTTTGCCTGGTAACAtagtataaaaaagaatttatattaaaactgAAGTTaaaaaagggggaaaaaattatgctacatcttaattcttttatctttgagctattatatttttcataatataattattaatttgtcGCAAGgatgaaaagaataaaaaaaaataaaataaaataacagcTAGTTTACATGAACAGTTCATAATTTTGTGCGCATCTCCGaaatcttatttattattggGTATCTTcgcattattatttattattatttttttttttaagtacaCTTCATAATCatacatgaaaaaattttccttCATTTTCCTATTTGATATTCATTCAAtctgttaaaaatatgtttgataaaaatacaaaaaaaagaaaattgtgATATATAATAGTTGCACAAACGGGTGATATCACGACTGATTGTACAGGGAACAATGATGTTTCTCAAACATCCGTATTTTGCTTCATTCACtttaaatattgtaaaaaatcgtacatatatttacatagtataaaaagggaaaatacaTGTATTACACAAAAAACAGATAAAGGAACAAGAACAAAAATCAGAAATTATATTTGAGTAAATTTATgcaaatataacatattatatcATCTGTATGtttgtttaattatttgaataattcttttttacaactattttttttttttttttttatagttaagaatatctatgtatgtaattaaaatatgccTTTATATTGTACTTTCAAgtgaaatattgaaaaaataaagatatatataccatttattttatataagtatatacataaattatacacGAATCTTAAGACGTACATCCTgtcataatataatttagaCTTTGCAACACCTTTAATCATTTGTGTACACGCAATATTCGACAATTAAAAAGcagatttaaaatattcttatttttgtcttttttgttctttttatcttttttttttggttttttcttcagtaaatttttaattaaaacatttcTGATAATACGTGCAAATGTTACACTtccaaaaaaggaaaaaaaaaaaaatacaggaaaataatgttaaatgaaattaaaaatacaaaaaaaatgtacacataCAGTTGGACAGAtcaacgaaaaaaaaaattgggaaaattaaaaatgaaaaaacagcTTTATTGCTTCAATTCCTTTTTTGGCTTGGGAACGACTGGAAGTGACATATTctaaacaaaagaaaaaaaaaaaattttttaactcaTATATGGAACGTAAAATTTTGGaacaaaataacataaatagaTGTAATaagcacatatatgtatttaaatatatgcatcATGAGTCCTATAATTTACCTGAAGACATCGATATCTTATTTTGGCAATTGGTTCATTTTCTACAATTGCAAAATAAGCCaacctaaaaaaaaaaaaaaaaaaaaaaaacaagtaaataaaagcatacatataaaaaagatcACTTTTAGAgtaatacgtacatacatccatgtttgcatatatatatgtatacatatattcccATTAACATTTCACTTTTAAAATACCTTGAATAATGTCCAACATGCGATGCTAAGGTGTCTCTGTGGATATTCGTTAACCATTCCCTAAAAtgtataaggaaaaaaatttcagcataaacatgcataaatacacaaatacaaaaatacacatataaatagataaatccATATACAACATACACTTCGAAAGTAAAGAAAATGTTGCATCATACGTTTATATCATTCTCAATTTATTATCTATgtgtgtaaatatttatttttttgaggTTTTTTTAATATCGACGTACCACCTAGTTGTATCAGAATGACCTGAGCCTTGATATTTGCTCTGTAGATGTTCCAACTGTGCATGAATATTAAATCTATCAAATGtagacattttttttttttttttgtatgttttACAAGAAAATTTAgattccctttttttttttttttttttttttttttgaataatatgGACCGTAAAATTATagggatttttttttttttttatttaaatgtataaattattaatctacatacataaaaaaatgtgaaaattatattcattaatatgGTATTTGTATGTAACTTCTTTTCAACTTTATTTCATCTCCTTTTCCgtaaacattatttttatatgagctctcatatttttaaaaaatggctAATACGATATTAACTctctttaaatttatatcaatCGTATAATTTGGAAAGgtacaacatatatatacataaattatttgataaataactaaataaacatattacataataaCATGTGAAAAGTCGGGAATTACCATATATCTCAAGTTTGAGAAAAATTTCCTCTTCTCGTGTTCTTTATAAATTCATGTATTAACTTGGGTAAAAAATGGAATGTAAGGTAAATAaatgactttttttttttttttttttttttttttttaatactggTGAACTAGcatacattattattgttattttttacaacgaaaatgataatttaacATTGTTACCTTGTGAACTGCTATTTTCTGTACATACTAAATacattaaacatattttatacgagtatatgtacaaaaatagataactaaatataattaaatggtatactatattaatatttgttcCTCTTCGAGTATGTGCCATATAAGTATTATATGTTgtatttgtttataaattttttacgtaCTAAATGTACATTTTCTAAAGTTGGTTTTGTAAAGTTTATTtaatcaataaaaaataaataaaaaaaaaaaaaaaggaattataaaaaagttctCCCATAAATCTATTGggtgattttatttttttcaatataagtagaaaaaaaaagtgctcgttttattatattttattttgttatgttctgttttgtttttgtttaattttttttttttttttttgctactTTTGTATAATCACAGAATACCGGTATTCGTTCGTCATTTTTGAAATTAACAGAGTTATATACAACAAGTGTACCATTGGCTCGGCCTCTTCGTTATAACATAAGTTACTTTGCTTTActgtatttcattttttattattttatttatttaatattcccaaagttctttataatttttatgctatatattaatgtgtGGAAATAATACAACTGATAAGTTTTTTCTCATGTAAAATACGTGCAAGTTTTTTTTCCCAAATATGTTAGTATAAAGAATGTAGTGTGTGCAATGTGTAGTACGatgtgtataatatatagcaCACTGAATGGACATACTGGGAAAGCATAGGTTTTAAAGCGTATCAAAAGAGAATTTTCCCCAATTTTTGACTATGTTAagaatagtaataaaaatattgaaaacaGTAGAACGTTTATGATCTTAACTGAACGAATGATTACCCCAACAGATATTAAGCACACTtgtgagtatatatatatgtacatatattcttAGCGAAAGAGCTTTATACAAAAACAGAGTTGGCAAATCGGCCAAATTGGTTAAATCGGCCAAATTGGTTAAATCGGCCAAATTGGTTAAATCAGCCAAATTGGTTAAATCAGCCAAATTGGTTAAATTAGCCAAATTGGTTAAATCAGTCAAATCAGTTAAATCAGTTAAATCAGTCAAATCAGTTAAATCAGTCAATTCGATTAAATTGGTCAAATAAGTGatttcatattttgaaaCTTAAGAAACCATAAAACATTGTTTGAAAATTTTCATctgttatattaaatttatttgcaTTATTAATCGGGGTGAGAtcattacttttatattttttcataaaaattataatctattttgataaaattaatttttatgaaagtTTATTCTACAAAATGAGATAATGAAGCAGCTGCTTGTTACATAGATGAtgatgtatttatattatttctccttatattttttgtatctttttATGCACAAAATAGCAAAGTATACACATCCATGTGTTTATGTTGTTTTCTACAATGCATTATATATGGTTAAGAACACAGTTaagttaatattaatatgtttcttatacaaatatgtacgTTCTCtttatgtgaaaaaaaaaaagaaaaaaaagattttctAAATGAGAGAGATAGtggtattattattattactattactatggaggaataaaaataaaaggcaCATTTTATAATGAACTGTTAATAATGagtgaaattttttttttttgtgtcgTATGTTTTTATGTTATGCACGGGGAACCTTCTccatacatgtataatatatttgtatatttatatatacatatgtataaataatttttataaaattacataattgTTGGTACAAACGT from Plasmodium malariae genome assembly, chromosome: 11 harbors:
- the PmUG01_11030000 gene encoding conserved Plasmodium protein, unknown function — translated: MYSFHKNVQLKNKEDDLRLSSFLKRNIFNRYELRPKYFNMPISQIKSIRNERFERVSKNSWYDTSIFKKEKDIYLFYGEMKDGDPEGNDIEAPKIATGLVDETYIPGNVIDIFDPIIADDKQFDECSSLPRNILSCPINNIAIPSEKGKKNSLPLLSDGVLCNTDIPFINTKRKKVSKLTKINNMNRSKKKNNNNSRNSNSNSSYNNNSSNNSTNISSNNSTNNSNIRNHYLRFSNCKFSVNGGLHRSSKMDRSHTTKLKSNTIEFKNNINKKREIKNNILKYKKGNNSKYCYDYDVYTKDDTNKQIHDKGRVYISKENIPPVYECPTFYEKNSYILLTSNIFGKNRNKSITQFDALKGNIDEEANASSVQQGVDKEAHISCCVFPNTTNIVNNANAANPTNTTNIPNDNHFESNIKVKSITGKREKKPRCLPPNGDIKLGSKKFNHTNKNDEYGENGENDKNGENDKNGENDKNGENDKNDKNGENDKNDKNGENDKNDKNDKNDKNGEISKSRINGEDRRQEVEEKRCPIYGPTFESPHEPRYKPIYMSTNQGVHEEKNMHNSGEKEKMQISTCCQEKYEGVNGHRINCILSKNYTLLDRYNLECAEKNRGINVLLDPVNIKHKKELLARQMNRKLGISEHMTMKGLGGSDSKSRSKILLEDKNVPNDINSMQMLEVLPDDKICLYRNMNTTVCLTIDFTIYKPILVKNITQLSVHINNKIVRNIYINEYPHIFTVVVQQKVKINNERTLAKIKNKLVSIKETNILKFVFLNNEKELGCSYISIKNLLILGLEGSVFIQINDHIKDTNKEKNFIHSQIIPLYNQEMNILKPKVFISYKITCPKFLVDSIPLCEMVTSKEKIKYLQDTIRHVYNFIQESSLLKYVKNEKFVTVISEKGICNKGGRKESEKGGEGGGESVGERGGEGGGECVGERGGENVSKKGGEGGDTNVDVQTDSKLHHLLGSSFVDKEEKCEEEIKGHSICKNKKELPYSEQSDDQEKLKLKQNKRINKNIFCSVCSESSSTCNAKLCVEESDKIISTDNRNSKIARCSSDNHNYNNHDGYISRCDEFTAEKDGEKQNTQSEISIKSTGSYQKKRDNNTTHEHYNCKDDFIRANLERDKAEHQENHENNRNNEKYNKKTMGDDKSNQITSDKGKHGITDGSEKLLQGIESSFEGNSTVKLNNQDGSRYTNDKILHREPYFDRDEEKAKKTNNYPLSNVNYGKGKKKKTNIMSVLSINHEIYSEKRKTQIEDLNDIIEKYKKELDQKRLEIEKLKHSNNNINILYKACCRKLLKKNNSSKYINAQTNILIKFNEQDRYKLKDDKVRKDNPVESEQSLPLTKGNSVQDDIHMLKDKEENIKIKNKKSNKDDKNDGSYENDESVENDESDENNENNENDENDENSENDENDENDENDENDKYSENDENNKNEKNERNTNNKKNYTNCHINRSTSLSEVSVRERYAKMLMQNERCSSELVMHYVKRSEKELPLYSKSIDECIRNMFNSRKEKIYKNTKGTINIRNIRDNQKKNSSFREAKCFEGKEKEMEILLNRNESLKKEINKLKFSNAKYLNGIPTPNGSYNIKNEKQISTLQKPEKIRSHVESNYHNIYTESKKIRNFHNDIKKKHRYGNNNRFNFPLHFSNSYSHDLV
- the SF3B5 gene encoding splicing factor 3B subunit 5, putative — translated: MSTFDRFNIHAQLEHLQSKYQGSGHSDTTRWEWLTNIHRDTLASHVGHYSRLAYFAIVENEPIAKIRYRCLQNMSLPVVPKPKKELKQ
- the PmUG01_11030100 gene encoding conserved protein, unknown function, with the translated sequence MLPGKRDKTHDKLSGVKIHNSNSNSSNVGSTNIRDNNIRSCNIGSSNIGISNIGISNIGISNIGISNIGISNIGSSNIRSSNIRSSHIRSSIINRSNIKSAEVHRGKIKGKKENLEKKTKGTSSNEGKKDNETFVECVIKDKKEREKILLQCEELQRKELEALKLIYVRDKELNIKNENNKESDTIIYMQLNDENISDNIINLTFELPKDYPLKSFLIININVKNFTPDMNSYINQEIYKDIQNYLDQESSILNIIYKVNELVENIQNRKEAVVEHISSLSDEQENTSDIKEDEGNENFQNYQNQIIDDKLPFLYYHNMSFSNHKKILARRLCYSHHILNLVKRSCIIKWAKELKIGGYSKIGYPGIIICEGPKDEVDFYINSLNKLRWKHFDCRGMDDIELNEYENIEEARVLPKTMREIDPKGMSTLSDICTQCGLRDLFLTSMKIYNPSRKTATNERNQNVQNSNKERKKKKMK